In Salvelinus namaycush isolate Seneca chromosome 15, SaNama_1.0, whole genome shotgun sequence, a genomic segment contains:
- the LOC120060195 gene encoding ADP-dependent glucokinase-like: protein MERGSGFSFMKYGTAASLAMFLLAYWFRPPGESRLDDRLDTVLSSLLRAESKVGINNARPRVAIGLGGCVDILVDGVRLLNKIGLPPTDQPLHHDYIENADQLAESFAYFFVPGAAAERFVMNNTLFSQLVETSRELPGNRWSIGGNAPVMAGRMATEGCDVLLGGSFSPDFADVLSQHITVAGNVVEEPDIHLILEYPSGATWGQYTARRANRYIVHSDDHNPYLASLEDFEDKLQDFHPDLLVMGGLQMMDSFPFRQGERKHLLSRLGNLLSSSSPRTGVHFEMASFVDEGLMGDLLRLVLPNADSLGMNEQELPNLLSLLRGSNVTVLSDPNPRVATVLDQMRELYRLVNQHYRDANEDSGVDANAASAKGRPLSRLHVHTLAFQAMIVTRGSQWKNTMSAVAKASLTANRHVCGSPDIDPSKARLIMDESFSVSRQEGSQRIPLEETRPVSCWDEDDYEICVAPNLVCTDVYQTAGGGDNISAAGLVLQI from the exons ATGGAGCGAGGAAGCGGGTTTTCATTCATGAAGTATGGGACGGCAGCGTCTCTTGCGATGTTTCTGCTGGCGTACTGGTTCCGACCTCCCGGGGAGTCAAGGCTGGATGACCGGCTGGACACGGTGCTGTCCTCCCTGCTGCGGGCTGAAAGCAAAGTGGGGATTAACAACGCCAGACCCAGGGTGGCGATAG gttTAGGGGGTTGTGTAGACATTCTCGTGGACGGGGTGAGGTTGCTGAATAAGATCGGCCTGCCACCCACAGACCAGCCTCTCCATCATGACTACATAGAGAACGCTGATCAGCTGGCAGAGAGCTTCGCTTACTTCTTCGTCCCGGGAGCCGCTGCAGA GCGGTTTGTGATGAACAACACCCTGTTCAGTCAGCTGGTCGAGACATCTCGTGAGTTGCCCGGCAACCGCTGGTCCATAGGTGGCAACGCCCCAGTGATGGCTGGTCGAATGGCAACCGAGGGCTGCGACGTGTTGCTAGGGGGGAGCTTTAGCCCTGACTTCGCTGATGTACTGTCCCAGCACATCAcag TTGCAGGTAATGTGGTGGAGGAGCCTGATATCCATCTGATCCTGGAGTACCCATCTGGAGCCACCTGGGGCCAGTACACCGCCCGCAGGGCCAACAG gtacaTAGTCCACAGCGATGACCATAACCCATACCTAGCGTCACTGGAGGACTTTGAGGATAAGCTGCAGGACTTCCATCCTGACCTGCTTGTGATGGGCGGGCTCCAAATGATGGACAGCTTCCCCTTCCGACAGG GTGAGAGGAAACACCTGCTCTCTCGGCTGGgcaatctcctctcctcctcctcccctcggACGGGCGTCCATTTTGAGATGGCCAGCTTCGTGGATGAGGGTCTAATGGGGGACCTGCTGCGTCTGGTCCTGCCCAATGCCGACTCCCTGGGGATGAACGAGCAGGAGCTGCCCAACCTGCTCAGCCTGTTGAGGGGCTCTAACGTCACCGTActctctgaccctaacccccGCGTTGCTACCGTCCTCGACCAGATGAGGGAGCTCTACCGCCTGGTCAACCAGCACTACCGCGATGCTAATGAGGATAGCGGCGTGGACGCTAATGCAGCTAGCGCTAAAGGCCGGCCGCTGTCCAGGCTCCACGTGCACACGTTGGCGTTCCAGGCCATGATCGTGACGCGTGGCTCCCAGTGGAAGAACACCATGTCGGCCGTGGCCAAGGCCTCGCTTACCGCCAACCGCCACGTGTGCGGCTCGCCGGACATCGACCCCAGCAAGGCGCGGCTCATCATGGACGAGTCATTCTCTGTGAGCCGGCAGGAGGGCAGCCAGCGGATCCCTCTAGAGGAGACCAGGCCTGTCAGCTGCTGGGACGAGGATGACTATGAGATCTGTGTGGCGCCCAACCTGGTGTGCACAGATGTTTACCAGACTGCAGGGGGAGGGGACAACATCTCTGCTGCAGGACTGGTGCTGCAGATCTGA